One part of the candidate division TA06 bacterium genome encodes these proteins:
- a CDS encoding NAD-dependent epimerase/dehydratase family protein, whose translation MLSVRCLILGGAGFIGANVARSLVEQGDAVRIFDRPNVDLSNIADVSEHIEFIGGDFTNPKDLNEALSGIDVVLHLIGTTLPATSVANPVYDIETNVVGTIKLLELCCQKKTQKIIFPSSGGTIYGRPQTLPIPETHPTNPVCSYGISKLAIEKYLRLFNELYGLKYTILRIANPYGRYQNQFGQLGAVNVFLWKTITGQPIVIWGDGTIARDYFHIDDLVGAFLLAIKKPTNSHIFNIGSGKAHTLNEVISSISEITGIKPVIEYTAGRKFDIPSNYLDISRAEIELGWRPSVDLDKGLVLTWEWMKTLK comes from the coding sequence ATATTGTCAGTGCGTTGCCTGATTCTGGGAGGCGCCGGTTTTATCGGCGCTAACGTCGCTAGATCCCTTGTGGAACAGGGTGATGCGGTTAGAATATTCGACCGGCCCAATGTTGATTTGAGCAATATTGCCGATGTTTCGGAGCACATTGAATTCATTGGGGGTGATTTTACTAACCCAAAGGATCTTAATGAAGCGCTGTCTGGAATTGATGTGGTCCTTCACCTTATTGGAACAACCTTGCCGGCTACCTCGGTTGCCAATCCGGTATATGATATAGAAACCAATGTTGTTGGCACTATTAAACTGCTCGAGTTGTGCTGCCAGAAAAAAACACAAAAAATTATTTTCCCTTCCTCCGGAGGTACAATTTACGGGCGCCCCCAGACGCTGCCGATACCTGAAACTCATCCCACCAACCCCGTCTGCTCATATGGCATATCAAAACTTGCCATAGAAAAATATCTTAGATTGTTCAACGAACTTTACGGATTGAAATATACGATTCTGCGGATAGCCAATCCATACGGGCGGTACCAAAACCAGTTTGGGCAGTTAGGGGCGGTTAATGTGTTTTTGTGGAAGACAATTACCGGCCAGCCTATCGTGATCTGGGGCGACGGCACTATCGCCAGGGATTATTTTCATATCGATGACCTAGTGGGTGCGTTTCTTTTGGCGATAAAAAAGCCGACGAATTCGCATATTTTTAATATAGGCAGCGGCAAGGCGCATACTTTGAATGAAGTAATCTCATCAATAAGCGAGATAACGGGAATCAAGCCGGTGATTGAATATACAGCTGGACGTAAGTTCGACATTCCATCAAATTATCTTGATATAAGTAGAGCAGAGATAGAATTGGGATGGCGTCCCAGTGTGGATCTAGATAAAGGCCTTGTCCTTACCTGGGAATGGATGAAGACGCTTAAATGA
- a CDS encoding glycosyltransferase family 4 protein, with protein MKIVQTVFGKFHHFHLARQLHKRGMLEAIFSSYPSWKLRNEGLPMEKIKTFPWIHTAMMAKWRFGMHNDRLDKELAWALANTLDRHVANKLPHCDVFIGISGSGLRTGGISQKRGAKYICDRGSTHIQYAKQILDEEYNHWGLKFPGIDPRAIERERAEYYRSDIITVPSEFVRKSFIEKGVNPNKIRKIPYGADLNMFAPVDKPPDDVFEVLFVGQVSLRKGIPYLLKGFSKFKHSKKRLRIVGSAFPGMDVIFKRHDMGQVELMAPIPYNKLKYIMSKSHVMVLPSIEEGLALVQGHAMACGCPLISSINTGAEDLFTNGREGFIIPIRDSDAITEKLEIMAQNRQKREEMSVAALERVNSIKGWDTYGDQFARLCQEITLVNL; from the coding sequence ATGAAAATAGTACAAACAGTTTTCGGCAAGTTTCATCATTTTCATTTAGCCAGGCAATTGCATAAAAGGGGAATGCTGGAAGCCATATTCTCAAGTTATCCTTCGTGGAAATTGCGGAACGAGGGATTGCCCATGGAGAAGATAAAAACCTTCCCATGGATCCACACGGCAATGATGGCAAAATGGCGTTTTGGAATGCATAATGATCGTTTGGACAAGGAACTGGCCTGGGCACTGGCCAATACATTGGACAGGCATGTTGCAAATAAACTGCCGCACTGCGACGTATTTATTGGAATATCGGGATCCGGCCTGCGGACGGGCGGCATATCGCAGAAGCGGGGGGCAAAATATATCTGCGATCGGGGTTCCACCCATATACAATATGCCAAACAAATACTGGATGAGGAATATAACCATTGGGGATTAAAATTCCCCGGGATTGACCCCCGGGCCATAGAAAGGGAGAGGGCGGAATACTATCGGTCCGATATTATTACGGTGCCATCTGAATTTGTCCGGAAAAGCTTTATTGAAAAGGGTGTAAATCCCAATAAAATACGAAAGATACCTTATGGAGCGGACCTGAATATGTTTGCGCCCGTTGATAAACCACCGGATGATGTTTTTGAGGTTTTATTTGTTGGGCAGGTTTCATTGCGAAAAGGCATTCCATATTTATTGAAGGGCTTTTCAAAATTTAAACATTCAAAAAAAAGACTGAGGATTGTGGGATCCGCTTTTCCGGGGATGGATGTTATTTTTAAAAGACATGATATGGGACAGGTTGAATTAATGGCTCCGATACCATATAACAAACTGAAATATATTATGAGCAAAAGCCATGTTATGGTCTTGCCAAGCATTGAAGAGGGATTGGCTTTGGTCCAAGGTCACGCAATGGCCTGCGGCTGTCCTTTGATAAGCTCCATTAATACCGGCGCAGAGGACCTTTTCACAAATGGAAGGGAAGGGTTTATAATACCGATCCGTGATTCCGATGCTATAACGGAAAAACTGGAAATAATGGCCCAGAATCGTCAAAAAAGAGAAGAAATGAGCGTTGCTGCTTTAGAACGAGTAAATTCTATTAAAGGGTGGGATACTTATGGCGATCAATTTGCCCGGTTGTGCCAGGAAATAACTTTGGTTAATTTGTGA
- a CDS encoding glycosyltransferase family 4 protein — MKIKDKKRLAFLATHPIQYQAPLLRRIAKEEDIDLTVYFCSDLSVRGYKDPGFGKKIAWDTDLLSGYSYEFLPIVDGNNSVTTLRPFNYGLLKRLKKKNIDAIFINGYARWYNLWVIIQSKSAGIKVLIRDEATPISARRNAIKKMLKRIFFQLLNKLCDGFMAIGTLNRQYYLQNGIPAEKIFMMPYAVDNDYFRHLSEEAKAKRQEFARELGVDSRRPVILYASKLTQRKRAQDLLDAYILLSPDGQAEPDPYLLVIGEGEARAFVEEKARARGWNSIKFLGFKNQSELPAYFELCDVFVLPSVYEPWGLVVNEAMSAGRAVIVSDQAGCGPDLVQDGRNGFIFKAGDIWQLSEALKKITGDRELARSLGMKSREIIGSWGIEQDIVGLRKAMGLKPGVPG, encoded by the coding sequence TTGAAAATCAAAGATAAAAAACGTTTGGCATTCCTGGCTACCCATCCCATACAATATCAAGCTCCTTTGTTGCGAAGAATCGCTAAGGAGGAGGATATAGATTTAACGGTGTATTTTTGCAGCGATCTATCAGTAAGAGGCTATAAGGATCCGGGGTTTGGTAAAAAAATTGCCTGGGATACTGATCTACTTAGCGGATATTCCTATGAATTCCTGCCCATCGTAGACGGTAATAACAGCGTGACGACGTTGAGACCCTTCAACTATGGTTTACTGAAACGTTTAAAGAAAAAGAACATTGATGCTATTTTTATCAATGGCTATGCCCGCTGGTATAACCTTTGGGTCATCATCCAATCAAAGTCCGCAGGGATAAAGGTATTGATAAGGGACGAAGCTACGCCCATCAGCGCCAGAAGAAATGCGATTAAAAAAATGCTGAAGCGCATTTTTTTTCAACTGCTGAACAAGCTATGCGATGGGTTTATGGCCATAGGCACGCTAAATCGGCAGTACTACCTTCAAAATGGCATACCTGCCGAGAAAATATTTATGATGCCCTACGCAGTGGACAACGATTACTTCCGGCATTTGTCCGAAGAAGCCAAGGCGAAACGGCAGGAGTTTGCCCGTGAGTTGGGCGTCGATTCCCGGAGACCGGTGATACTTTATGCCAGCAAATTGACTCAACGAAAGAGGGCCCAGGATTTGCTGGACGCCTATATCCTGCTTTCGCCCGATGGCCAGGCCGAGCCGGATCCATATCTTCTGGTTATTGGCGAGGGAGAGGCCAGGGCCTTTGTCGAGGAGAAGGCCCGGGCTAGGGGGTGGAATTCCATAAAGTTCTTGGGCTTTAAGAATCAGAGCGAACTTCCGGCCTATTTTGAGCTATGCGATGTGTTTGTGCTGCCATCGGTTTATGAACCCTGGGGACTGGTGGTCAATGAGGCCATGAGCGCCGGCAGGGCGGTCATCGTATCGGACCAGGCGGGGTGCGGCCCGGACCTGGTGCAGGACGGCCGGAACGGATTTATTTTTAAGGCAGGCGATATATGGCAATTATCCGAGGCTTTAAAAAAAATTACGGGGGATAGGGAGCTTGCCCGTTCTCTGGGCATGAAAAGCCGTGAAATAATAGGATCTTGGGGTATTGAACAGGACATTGTCGGGCTACGTAAGGCCATGGGATTAAAGCCGGGCGTTCCCGGGTAA